The following coding sequences lie in one Ignavibacteria bacterium genomic window:
- a CDS encoding D-glycerate dehydrogenase produces MKAFITRKLPGNAVDLLIEKGIDVVVFGKDRQISKEEFLKHAKDADGIISLLSDKIDKDIISGLKNCKVIANYAVGYNNIDLSAAKEKNIVVTNTPELLTDATADIAIALMLACSRHITEGDRLMRENKFSGWAPELLLGIGLSGKTFGLIGAGRIGAAAAVRAKAFGMNIVYFSRSRNESLEKATGAKKVSLEKLLKTSDVISLHVPLTDKTRNLVDKDHLHLMKETAILINTARGEILDEKELIKMLKSRRIFAAGFDVYENEPLLNKDLLKLKNVVLLPHIGSATFEARTKMAELCAKNLINVLKGRKPLTPVI; encoded by the coding sequence ATGAAAGCTTTTATAACAAGAAAACTTCCCGGAAATGCTGTAGATCTTTTGATAGAAAAAGGAATAGATGTTGTTGTCTTCGGAAAAGACCGCCAGATTTCCAAAGAGGAGTTTCTTAAGCATGCAAAAGATGCCGACGGCATAATATCACTTCTCTCGGATAAGATTGATAAAGATATAATCTCGGGGCTTAAAAACTGTAAGGTAATTGCAAATTATGCCGTGGGCTACAACAACATAGATTTAAGCGCTGCAAAAGAGAAAAATATTGTTGTTACAAACACACCTGAACTTTTAACCGATGCCACGGCTGATATTGCAATAGCACTCATGCTTGCCTGCTCAAGGCACATCACGGAAGGCGACAGGTTAATGCGTGAAAATAAATTTTCAGGCTGGGCTCCTGAACTCCTTCTGGGCATCGGCTTAAGCGGTAAGACCTTCGGCTTAATAGGTGCAGGAAGAATAGGTGCGGCTGCTGCAGTAAGGGCAAAGGCTTTCGGAATGAACATTGTTTATTTCAGCCGTTCCAGAAACGAAAGCCTTGAAAAGGCCACGGGCGCAAAGAAAGTCTCTTTGGAGAAACTTTTGAAAACTTCCGATGTGATCTCGTTACACGTGCCATTGACAGATAAAACAAGGAATCTTGTTGATAAAGATCACTTACATTTAATGAAAGAGACTGCAATTTTAATAAACACTGCGCGCGGGGAGATCCTCGACGAAAAGGAACTGATTAAAATGCTGAAATCCCGGAGGATTTTTGCCGCAGGCTTTGACGTTTATGAGAATGAACCCCTGCTGAACAAGGATCTGCTGAAATTGAAGAACGTGGTTCTGCTGCCTCATATTGGCAGCGCTACATTCGAGGCAAGGACAAAAATGGCCGAACTATGTGCTAAAAATCTCATTAATGTATTAAAAGGGAGGAAACCTCTGACTCCGGTCATTTAA
- a CDS encoding spore maturation protein produces the protein MLNYVWLALIVLGIGVAISTDLVEKNNNKYQNNTPIPVQVRFDEPFKNDLSKTYNVRLSVSQSDFSKYYKENVTGGVVQNAKVTYDKDKKNVTLFLKTGDATPKIWKQMAKVTGKEDDLNGKVYFYNFQGDSAAKAGIVFEEVSFAKMKDVTSSALSYAGTAVNIALELIGIMALWLGIMKIAEEAGLITIIAKALKPVTKFLFPDVPSDHPAMGSMIMNISANMLGLSNAATPFGLKAMEELDKLNPNKGTATNAMCTFLAVNTAGLTFIPATAIAIRAASGSSDPAIIIGTSVFGAICATIVGVTSAKIMEKFPVRKGEGGEWFRSNVKGLGIFMGLIVLIALVFALGIAPAIGSLFSFISPSLFKDIVQIISILAIPGLIFIFIVYGFFKKVKIYEKFIEGAKEGFNVAVRIIPFLVGMLVAIGIFRAGGAMDFLIYIIRPVTDLIGMPAEALPMALMRPLSGSGSLGIMAETIAVHGPDSMIGILVSTFYGSSETTFYVLAVYFGSVGIARTRHALAAGLLADLAGALGALFIVKLLFG, from the coding sequence ATGTTAAATTATGTCTGGCTTGCTCTCATTGTACTGGGCATTGGAGTCGCAATAAGCACCGATTTAGTCGAAAAAAATAACAATAAGTACCAGAATAATACTCCTATTCCGGTTCAGGTTCGTTTCGACGAGCCTTTTAAGAATGATCTTTCAAAAACCTACAACGTCAGGCTTTCTGTCAGCCAGTCCGATTTCAGTAAGTATTACAAGGAAAACGTCACGGGCGGGGTGGTGCAGAATGCAAAGGTTACCTACGACAAGGATAAAAAAAATGTAACCCTCTTCCTTAAGACGGGAGACGCAACCCCGAAGATCTGGAAGCAGATGGCAAAGGTTACAGGAAAGGAAGACGACCTTAACGGCAAGGTTTACTTCTACAACTTTCAGGGCGACTCGGCTGCAAAGGCAGGCATTGTCTTTGAGGAGGTCTCATTTGCTAAAATGAAGGACGTGACCTCATCTGCCTTAAGCTATGCTGGTACAGCAGTTAACATTGCCCTTGAACTTATAGGCATTATGGCTCTCTGGCTCGGCATTATGAAGATTGCCGAGGAGGCAGGGCTTATTACAATTATTGCAAAGGCACTTAAACCGGTTACAAAGTTCCTGTTCCCGGATGTCCCGTCCGACCATCCTGCAATGGGCTCCATGATTATGAATATTTCTGCCAACATGCTCGGACTCTCAAATGCCGCAACGCCCTTCGGCCTGAAGGCAATGGAGGAACTGGATAAACTGAACCCGAACAAGGGCACTGCCACAAACGCCATGTGTACTTTCCTTGCCGTTAACACAGCAGGCCTTACCTTTATCCCTGCTACGGCAATTGCCATCAGGGCTGCCTCGGGAAGCTCCGATCCTGCAATCATAATCGGCACATCTGTCTTCGGCGCAATCTGTGCCACAATCGTTGGTGTTACTTCGGCAAAGATTATGGAAAAATTCCCTGTCAGAAAAGGTGAGGGCGGGGAATGGTTCAGGTCAAACGTTAAGGGCCTGGGTATTTTTATGGGACTCATAGTTTTAATTGCCCTTGTCTTTGCCCTTGGAATTGCTCCTGCAATCGGATCTTTGTTCAGCTTTATAAGCCCTTCTTTATTTAAGGATATAGTACAGATTATTTCAATTCTTGCAATTCCGGGACTAATCTTTATTTTTATAGTGTATGGATTTTTCAAAAAAGTTAAGATATATGAGAAATTTATTGAAGGAGCAAAGGAAGGCTTTAATGTTGCTGTAAGGATAATTCCTTTCCTGGTCGGTATGCTCGTTGCTATCGGTATATTCAGAGCAGGCGGGGCAATGGACTTCCTTATTTACATTATACGTCCTGTTACAGACCTGATCGGAATGCCGGCCGAAGCCCTTCCGATGGCACTCATGCGCCCATTATCAGGAAGCGGCTCGCTTGGCATAATGGCTGAAACTATTGCCGTGCACGGCCCCGATTCCATGATAGGTATACTGGTCTCAACATTCTACGGCAGCAGTGAAACCACGTTTTATGTTCTGGCCGTATATTTCGGATCTGTCGGCATTGCCAGAACAAGGCATGCGCTTGCTGCAGGACTTCTGGCCGACCTGGCCGGTGCACTGGGCGCATTGTTTATAGTAAAACTACTATTCGGATAA
- a CDS encoding RDD family protein, which yields MAFFIDHLILLVTFLFVFNNYFDFFLYKIIFSSRQFALLVTIIILIVELYFVLFEWLWRGKTPGKFLMGIFVVKEGEKDLDFYSLLVRNLLRCTYFIPPFFVLPDLISVIVSKRNKRLGDLFAGTVCVIKIRAKSEDISEA from the coding sequence GTGGCATTTTTTATAGACCACCTCATTCTTCTTGTCACATTTTTATTTGTTTTTAATAATTATTTTGATTTCTTTTTATACAAAATAATTTTTTCATCGCGGCAGTTTGCTCTCTTGGTTACAATTATTATCTTAATAGTTGAACTCTATTTTGTTCTCTTTGAATGGCTTTGGAGAGGCAAAACTCCGGGCAAGTTTCTAATGGGTATATTTGTAGTAAAAGAGGGTGAAAAGGATTTGGATTTCTATTCCCTTCTGGTCCGGAACCTGTTAAGGTGTACGTATTTTATTCCCCCGTTTTTTGTATTGCCCGACCTGATATCTGTAATAGTCAGCAAGCGCAATAAAAGGCTGGGAGATCTTTTCGCCGGAACTGTCTGTGTTATAAAAATAAGAGCCAAATCAGAAGACATCTCTGAAGCTTAA